The nucleotide window TCATTTGCAATGTCGATGCACAGCCTTTGCGCGCGGAGTTTGCGGCACAACATTTGGCGCAGCACCTGATACGGCCCGTTTTGTTCGAGCAAAGCGTGTCTTCGTTGCGAGAGGCGGGAGCGGAAACATTCGCCGAAATCGGTTTCGGCGGAGTTCTGACCGGACTGGTGAAGAGAATCGATAGAAGTACCGTTCGCACAACGATTGAAAATAGGACGAGCTTCGACTCGTTTCTCGCGGGACAGGGAGATGCATGATGGATCAAACGATACAGGGAGATAGCCAGGGAGATAGCGACATCCGAGGCAGCCGCGATTTCGACGGGCGTAGCGCGGTGGTGACAGGATCGAGTCGCGGAATCGGGCGCGCCGTTGCCGTTGCTCTCGCACGACGGGGATGCAATGTATGTGTGAACTTTGCCTCCTCTTCCAGCGAGAAGGCGGCGCATGAAACGGCGGACTACCTTGCAGAGACCTTTGGGGTGGATACGATTGTGGTACGTGCCGATGTTGCCGACTCCGTTGAGGTAAGGGACATGATCGAGGCGGCCCGTGAGGCATTCGGCAGTGTCGACATTTTAGTGAACAATGCCGGAATCACACGTGACGGATTGCTCGTCCGAATGAAAGAGGAAGATTTCGACACGGTTATCGATGTGAATCTCAAAGGTACGTTCAACTGCTGCAAAGCGGCGGCGTCGGTGATGATGAAACAGCGTTACGGTCGCATCGTCAACATGGGCAGCATCGTCGGCGTCGCGGGCAATGCGGGGCAGGCGAACTATGCCGCATCGAAAGCGGGCATCATCGGGTTTTCAAAATCACTGGCGCGCGAACTGGCTGCGCGAAACATCACCGTGAACGTCGTCGCGCCCGGTTTCATCGAGACGGATATGACCGGTGCCCTCAGTGAAACGCAACAGGCGTCGATCAGCGAACGCATCGCCGCAAAACGCTTCGGAAAGCCGGAGGAGGTCGCCGAACTCGTATGTTTTTTGGCGGGGGAGAATGCCGGTTATATCACCGGCCAAGTCGTCGGTATAGATGGAGGAATGAACTAATGAATACGAATCGAGAAAACAACATGATTGACGAAAACAACTCGAGCGTGCAAAACGATATGTGCAATTCCGACGGGACCCATCGTGTGGTCATCACCGGTATGGGTGCGATTTCTTCCGCCGGCGCCGGCGTCGATGTCATGTGGGAAAAAGTCATGGCTAAGGAGTGCTGCATCGGTGAACTGACGCGGTTCGATGCGAGTGAGTTCAGTGTGAAAGTCGCCGCGCAGATTCCCGCGTATGATCCCGTCGAGCTCGGACTTTCGAAGAAGGAAGCCCGTCGTTTCGCTCGGTTCGTCCAATACGCCATAATCGCCTCCGATGAAGCGGTGGCGCAATCGGGACTCGATTTCGAGGAGGAAGACACCGCACGTATCGGATGCATTTTCGGCTCCGGCATCGGAGGCCTGGAAGATTTCGAGGATGGTTGTCGAACTTTGCATGATAAAGGTCCGAGGCGCGTCAGCCCGTTGTTGATTCCCACGATGCTTTCGGACATGGCGGCGGGAAACCTTTCGATTCGTTACGGCTTGCGGGGCGAGTGTCTCAATGTGGTGACCGCCTGCGCGACGGGCACACACAATATCGGACAGGCCTATCGAAGCATTCGCCATGGATATCTCGATGCCGCACTTGTCGGGGGGACCGAAGAGGCAATCAGCCCGGTGGCAATCGCCGGATTCGCAAATCTCGGGGCTCTGACCAAGAGCACCGATCCGCTGCAGGCTTCGATGCCCTTCGACGTGCGGCGCAGCGGATTCGTCGCCGGAGAAGGCGCCGGTGCCTTGATCATCGAATCGCTCGAACATGCACTTTCACGTGGCGCGGACATCATCGCCGAAATCGCCGGCTTCGGCTCGACGGGTGACGCGTATCATATGACGTCGCCGGAGCCTACCGGAGAAGGCGTGATTCGTGCGATGCGCCAAGCGCTCGACGAGGCGGGTCTGACGCCTGATGATATCGGTCACTTGAATGCACACGGGACTTCGACCTCGGCGAATGATAAAGCAGAATCGGCGGCGCTCATCGGTCTTTGCGGTGAGAAAGGGCATGACATTCCGGTCGTTTCCATCAAAGGCAGCACCGGTCATATGCTCGGCGCCGCCGGAGCGGTAGAAGCGATCGTCACCGCGCTTTCCGTTGTCAACGATTGTGTTCCTGCCACAACCGGGTTTTCTCAAGCAGATCCCGAATGTCCTGTGCGTGTATTGACCGAGCCGCTCAAGAACTATCCGCAAAAAGTCGCATTGAGCAACTCATTGGGATTCGGCGGCCATAACGCATCGCTTGCCATCAAGGCATACGAAGGGTAGGGGATTTTTATGAGAAGCATCGAGTATCCATGCGGGAAAGAAACGATTGAGGCGGTGTTGCCCCATCGCGATCCCTTCCTGTGGATGAGCCGTGTCAAAGAGTGCGTGCCGGGTGAATCGATCGTGGCCGAACTCGACATAGATGCGGATTTGCCGCTCTTTGTCGGGCACTTTCCAACCCATCCGGTGTTTCCCGGCGTGTTGCTCATGGAGGCTTTGGCTCAATC belongs to Coriobacteriia bacterium and includes:
- the fabF gene encoding beta-ketoacyl-ACP synthase II, with product MCNSDGTHRVVITGMGAISSAGAGVDVMWEKVMAKECCIGELTRFDASEFSVKVAAQIPAYDPVELGLSKKEARRFARFVQYAIIASDEAVAQSGLDFEEEDTARIGCIFGSGIGGLEDFEDGCRTLHDKGPRRVSPLLIPTMLSDMAAGNLSIRYGLRGECLNVVTACATGTHNIGQAYRSIRHGYLDAALVGGTEEAISPVAIAGFANLGALTKSTDPLQASMPFDVRRSGFVAGEGAGALIIESLEHALSRGADIIAEIAGFGSTGDAYHMTSPEPTGEGVIRAMRQALDEAGLTPDDIGHLNAHGTSTSANDKAESAALIGLCGEKGHDIPVVSIKGSTGHMLGAAGAVEAIVTALSVVNDCVPATTGFSQADPECPVRVLTEPLKNYPQKVALSNSLGFGGHNASLAIKAYEG
- the fabG gene encoding 3-oxoacyl-[acyl-carrier-protein] reductase; protein product: MDQTIQGDSQGDSDIRGSRDFDGRSAVVTGSSRGIGRAVAVALARRGCNVCVNFASSSSEKAAHETADYLAETFGVDTIVVRADVADSVEVRDMIEAAREAFGSVDILVNNAGITRDGLLVRMKEEDFDTVIDVNLKGTFNCCKAAASVMMKQRYGRIVNMGSIVGVAGNAGQANYAASKAGIIGFSKSLARELAARNITVNVVAPGFIETDMTGALSETQQASISERIAAKRFGKPEEVAELVCFLAGENAGYITGQVVGIDGGMN